The following coding sequences are from one Dreissena polymorpha isolate Duluth1 chromosome 8, UMN_Dpol_1.0, whole genome shotgun sequence window:
- the LOC127842264 gene encoding uncharacterized protein LOC127842264: MRNNLVFGNIEEALPGEVENAESVLREFLVSKLKMANDLVTEMKFGRIHRMGEKNRDKIRLIVAKFNLFKERELVRRSASALKDTSYYLHEQCPKEISDKRRELVPELKNARKRGSKEWISYDTLLIDGVPYTKGNN, translated from the coding sequence ATGCGTAACAATCTAGTGTTCGGCAATATTGAGGAGGCCCTGCCAGGGGAGGTTGAAAATGCGGAATCTGTACTGCGAGAATTCTTAGTCAGCAAGTTAAAAATGGCCAATGACTTAGTTACAGAAATGAAATTTGGGCGAATTCATAGAATGGGTGAGAAGAATCGTGATAAGATTCGTCTTATTGTGGCAAAATTTAACCTATTCAAGGAGCGTGAACTAGTTAGGAGGTCTGCTAGTGCACTTAAAGACACTTCGTATTACTTGCACGAGCAATGCCCGAAGGAAATATCCGACAAGCGTAGGGAACTGGTACCGGAGTTGAAAAATGCACGAAAAAGGGGGTCGAAGGAATGGATTTCGTATGATACGTTGTTAATTGACGGGGTACCTTACACGAAAGGCAACAACTAG